TTGGTTGgtgacaaaaaaaagttatatatttgttgAACTAttccaaaaaagttaattgactCTATACAACAATCAACATCAGATGAACCCACTAAATTCAATGAATATCCAGCACACGGCAAAAAGGTGGCCAACTTAttgatattcaaaattttcGTCTTCATACCTTTATATTTTCCAGACATGTTTGGCGCGTTGTCATATGATTGTGATCTACAGTTGGATATATCCAAGCTGAGAGTTGAATCCAAAAAATTGATGGTTACTTCAGCTAATTTCTCACGAGTGATCCTCAACTTGCACAAAATTGATAAATCTTTCAACTGGTTCAAATGTTGTATCATCAACATATCTCAAGATAATACAAAGCTGATCTTTGTGACTAATGTCTGGTGTAGAATCAACGGATAAAccataatattttgaattttttacttcGTTGCTAATCGACTGTAAAACTTTCTTGGCCATCAGTGCAACGAGTTCGTCACAAACAGTCTTTGACAAGTAATTAGTTTTTCCAGATCCAACATTTCCATAACTTTCCACATGTTCAGATAGAAAAGGGTCAAACTTCGAAATAAGCTCCAGTAATCCTATAAAATTGCGATTGGATTCTTTGCCAAAACTTTCGTTGGATCCTCTGAAAGCcaagtttttttctattaaagtaCAAATCATTGCTACTATTCGTTTCAAAACTTGTTGCTAGTAATTTCGTTCCTTTCTGATTTCAGAGTTCAGCTGAACTTTTacactataattatttttacgcTTTAAATACTTCATCAAAGCTTCTCTATGTTCGGATGAATTTTCATGACTTTTTAACGATGAAAACAAATTCTTCCAGTCTCTAAATCCATGCGTTGCTAGGGCGAACTGAGAAACTCTAAACAGATTGCACACAAAGCAAAACACACTACCTAGCGATGATGAATATATTAACCATTCTCGTTTAAATTTTTCACCATTGGCTTTTTTGCTTGTGAAAAGGTTTTTTGAACAATAGCGATCGTTTTCTGCATACGACGTTTTCGAAGCCAAAAATGTGTCATTTATATTCTGACAGACTTCAGGCCTCTTTTGAATCCATAATTCAACATCCTCCTTAGAGAAATCAGTCCATAGTCCGGCATCACTCTGTCTATTAATTTGAGCACTCAGATCATTTAAAGTTATTGCACTTATTGGAGATGATTCACAACAAGCTAGAGTTGATGTTTCAGTGATTGCTGACAAATTATTTGTTTCCAATCCAGTAGcattttcatttactttaatgAAAATCTGATCAAGCTTTGGTAGTTTTTTGACTTCCTCatctttttcagcttttttctTACGTTTTTGAGCTCCGCTTTCATATGTTCTcttcattttttagttttttctaaaataaaggaaaaagtcaaatattcttatatttctttactgaaatgaatgaaataatGCACTAATTAAATTCTTACATTAATTTATTGAATtgtactatatttaaaaaatcatttttaatctaAGTTTCTAGTTTATTCTGTAAAAATAGAATTCAAATTTCAACTTATGAAGTTGAAATTTGATTTCTATTTGAAAATATGATTATACCTTACATTATAATTtcacaaattataaataaacaaggAAGGAGTGTatgttttcactaaaaaaagttatttttaggaGATGGCGCCCGtagaaaaaacatgtttttcaaattaataatttaaaattatgaacGTTTATGTGCAAACTCACAATAtataaagttcaattttttttcaatacaattgttaattttttatcaaaagttttcaattcaaatatttatttgttttggaaTTGGATCTCCTGATGCTTGGGGGCCCCCAAAATCTTGGGGCTCTAGGCAGTGCCTAGTCTGCCTATAGGTAAATCCGGGCCTATAGGTAAATCGTGacttagcttattaagctaagTCACGATTATgaaaattaacataataaattcGTATATCAATAAAGTAGTCCATCAAATATGATGCATGTTTTGATTGAAGATTATATAGGAAAGTATAATTGCAGTTTTCTTTGAAAACTGTAATGATTCAtgctttatttttgcttaaaactgttttattaatgtttacatctaaaataaaaaattatgcatacatatttatattatgcatacatatatattatgcatacatatatattatgcatacatatatatatatatatatatatatatatatatatatatatatatatatatatatatatatatatatatatatatatatatatatatattcttaaaaaagagagcaataataaattaataaaaatattctaataatctaaattttacttCGACAGGCTGTTTCTCCTTCTGTAGGTTCATAAGGAAGCTACCGGATGAACCTACAGAAAGAAACAGcctgtatatatgcatatatatatata
Above is a window of Hydra vulgaris chromosome 10, alternate assembly HydraT2T_AEP DNA encoding:
- the LOC136086274 gene encoding zinc finger MYM-type protein 5-like yields the protein MKRTYESGAQKRKKKAEKDEEVKKLPKLDQIFIKVNENATGLETNNLSAITETSTLACCESSPISAITLNDLSAQINRQSDAGLWTDFSKEDVELWIQKRPEVCQNINDTFLASKTSYAENDRYCSKNLFTSKKANGEKFKREWLIYSSSLGSVFCFVCNLFRVSQFALATHGFRDWKNLFSSLKSHENSSEHREALMKYLKRKNNYSVKVQLNSEIRKERNY